In the genome of uncultured Sphaerochaeta sp., the window CTGATAACTCACCGAGAAACTTGATGTAGGAAAGTGCCAAGTGTTCGTGCCCTCGGGCGTGAGCCGAGCTTGCAGGCGTGCGTGATAGAGATACAGATTCCCATCATAGAAGTTCAGATGGGTACTGTCCTTGAAGTCACTGAGATGTTCAACGGAATTTGTCAGACTGAGCCTGAGCAGGTCCTCAAAGAAGTACATCCTTCCTTCGAGAACAGCCCCAAGCGAAAGCATGGGTGCGTTGGCGGCAATATCGTGTACATAGGAGACAGAACCGCGTGCCCTGAGATACTTCAGAAACACATAGTCAACCTGTGCACGAACCGCCGGCTCTGCAGAGAATTGGTCGTTGCTTACAAAGTTGAAGGAATACCCGGTATTCACCCCTACCGAAAGGTTGCCGGTCCTATAGAGATACTTCAAGCCCAGCGTGGTGTCATCCTTGAGCAAGCTGACGTCGTCGGTCCCAAAATCGGAGTCAAACCCGATGCCAAGCAGATGCGAATCCCTGGTAAGCGGAACCTGTTCGAACAGGCGGTACGCATCAGAGCTGGCCTCCAACTGTTGTCCGAGCTTTGCTCTCAGCTCGTCAAGGACATAGGAGTCCTTCAATTTGGGAAGCTCGGCCAAGGCCTCCGACTGCAATGCAGCCGATTCATACCCCTTCTGTGCAAGATACTCCACCTTGGAGAACTCCATGAAGGAGACATCCTCCACCATGTTGCGGATCCAGATGGCCTCGGGGAGAGACCGCTTGAGTTCCTCCACCCCTTGGCGTCGCTTTCCGATATCAACCGAGACATTGAGGATGGTGAGCGGATTGCGAAGATTGAGGGTATCGACATCATAGAAGGTAGTGGAAATGATGAGCGAGTCGGCATAGGAGGAAGCAAGGTCGACGGGAACGAGATTTGTCACGCCTCCGTCAAGCAGCAGATGACCCCGAAACTCAACCGGCTGAAAGTAGACAGGAAGAGCATAGCTGGCACGGAGTACGGTAGAAAAATCACCCTCACTGATCAGGATCTGGCGTTTGGTGACCATATCTTCCGCTATGACGATGATGGGAATGGGAAGATTCTCAAGCTGGATATCCTCACCGAGCAAAGA includes:
- a CDS encoding patatin-like phospholipase family protein encodes the protein MNTAKRLLVMVLLLCMTFSALSAQDADDILLADVPIAYGDARFRERIFERTQGERSAVGLVLSGGSARAFAHIGVLKYLEEQGIVPDFIISNSMGSIVGLLYAAGLSPDQILESITSVSIQSLFDLTLPLRGGMLDSSRFIAKVSSLLGEDIQLENLPIPIIVIAEDMVTKRQILISEGDFSTVLRASYALPVYFQPVEFRGHLLLDGGVTNLVPVDLASSYADSLIISTTFYDVDTLNLRNPLTILNVSVDIGKRRQGVEELKRSLPEAIWIRNMVEDVSFMEFSKVEYLAQKGYESAALQSEALAELPKLKDSYVLDELRAKLGQQLEASSDAYRLFEQVPLTRDSHLLGIGFDSDFGTDDVSLLKDDTTLGLKYLYRTGNLSVGVNTGYSFNFVSNDQFSAEPAVRAQVDYVFLKYLRARGSVSYVHDIAANAPMLSLGAVLEGRMYFFEDLLRLSLTNSVEHLSDFKDSTHLNFYDGNLYLYHARLQARLTPEGTNTWHFPTSSFSVSYQVLGDYSVSRSFLGTRLETELADGRTGLFSTLKTFNRFALDGKGDVPFFFADGFRTTSSTIKAQGHDLSVALNPANHLVGLQMSFGYKPVSFSPTMAELLLFKNSSVAIYTDLLWNEKSFEPALSLGLELSTDISLLGIRTLPLTVYGGWDQKVNTFVWGFWFNVAF